The Gopherus evgoodei ecotype Sinaloan lineage chromosome 8, rGopEvg1_v1.p, whole genome shotgun sequence genome includes a region encoding these proteins:
- the IK gene encoding protein Red, whose protein sequence is MPERDSEPFSNPLAPDGHEVDDSHSFNQSKLTNEDFRKLLMTPRAAPTSAPPSKSRHHEMPREYNEDEDPAARRRKKKSYYAKLRQQEIERERELAEKYRDRAKERRDGVNKDYEETELISTTANYRAVGPTAEADKSAAEKRRQLIQESKFLGGDMEHTHLVKGLDFALLQKVRAEIASKEKEEEELMEKPQKETKKDEDPENKIEFKTRLGRNVYRILFKTKAYERNELYLPGRMAYVVDLDDEYADTDIPTTLIRSKADCPTMEAQTTLTTNDIVISKLTQILSYLRQGTRNKKLKKKDKGKLDEKKPPEADMNIFEDIGDYVPSAAKVPREKERERYRERERDRERERDREREREREREREREREREREREEEKKRHSYFEKPKADDEPLDIDKGPGSAKELIKSINEKFAGAAGWEGAESLKKPEDKKQLGDFFGMSNSYAECYPATMDDMAVDSDEEVDYSKMDQGNKKGPLGRWDFDTQEEYSEYMNNKEALPKAAFQYGIKMSEGRKTRRFKETNDKAELDRQWKKISAIIEKRKKLEADGVEVKRPKY, encoded by the exons ATGCCGGAGCGAGACA GTGAACCGTTCTCCAATCCTCTGGCCCCAGATGGCCATGAGGTGGATGATTCCCACTCCTTCAATCA GTCCAAGCTGACCAATGAAGACTTCCGAAAGCTTCTTATGACCCCGCGGGCTGCGCCAACATCCGCGCCCCCCTCCAAATCTCGCCATCATGA gATGCCCCGGGAGTACAATGAAGATGAAGATCCAGCTGCtcggaggaggaagaagaagag CTATTATGCGAAGCTGCGGCAGCAGGAGATTGAACGAGAGAGGGAGCTGGCTGAGAAATACAGGGATCGAGCCAAGGAGAGAAGAGATGGCGTCAACAAAGACTATGAGGAAACAGAGCTTATTAGCACGACTGCTAACTACAGGGCAGTGGGACCCACTGCAGAAGC GGATAAGTCAGCGGCTGAGAAGAGGCGACAGCTGATCCAGGAATCCAAGTTTTTGGGTGGTGACATGGAGCACACTCACTTGGTGAAGGGTCTGGATTTTGCACTGCTGCAGAAA GTGCGTGCTGAGATTGCcagcaaagagaaggaagaggaggaactgATGGAGAAACCCCAGAAGGAAACCAA aaaagatgaagatcctgaaaataaaatagaattcaAGACTCGTTTGG GTCGGAATGTTTACCGCATACTGTTCAAGACAAAGGCATATGAGCGGAACGAGCTGTACCTGCCGGGGCGGATGGCCTATGTAGTGGATCTGGATGACGAGTACGCAGACACAGATATCCCAACCACCCTGATCCGGAGCAAGGCTGACTGCCCCACCATGGAG GCACAGACCACACTAACCACAAACGACATTGTCATCAGCAAGCTGACTCAGATCCTCTCCTACCTGAGGCAGGGGACCCGCAACAAGAAGCTCAAGAAGAAGGACAAAG GAAAGCTGGATGAGAAGAAACCCCCTGAGGCTGATATGAA TATCTTTGAAGATATTGGTGACTATGTGCCATCCGCGGCGAAGGTGCCACGGGAGAAGGAGCGAGAGAGGTACCGGGAACGGGAGCGAGAccgggagagggagagagaccggGAGagggagcgagagagagagagagagcgggaACGGGAGCGAGAGAGAGAGCGGGAACgggaagaggagaagaagagaCACAGCTACTTTGAGAAACCCAAAGCTGATGACGAG CCCCTGGATATTGACAAAG ggccaggctcagccaaGGAGCTGATTAAATCCATCAATGAGAAGTTTGCTGGAGCAGCTGGCTGGGAGGGAGCAGAATC ATTAAAGAAGCCTGAAGATAAGAAGCAGTTGGGCGATTTCTTTGGGATGTCGAACAGCTACGCTGAGTGTTACCCTGCCAC cATGGACGACATGGCTGTGGACAGTGATGAAGAGGTGGACTACAGCAAAATGGATCAG GGTAACAAGAAGGGGCCTCTGGGCCGCTGGGACTTTGACACACAGGAGGAGTACAGCGAGTACATGAACAACAAAGAGGCTCTGCCCAA AGCGGCTTTCCAGTACGGAATCAAGATGTCAGAGGGCCGTAAAACACGCCGTTTCAAGGAGACCAATGACAAGGCCGAGCTGGACCGGCAGTGGAAGAAGATCAGTGCG ATCATTGAGAAAAGGAAGAAGTTGGAGGCTGATGG GGTGGAGGTGAAGAGACCAAAGTACTGA
- the NDUFA2 gene encoding NADH dehydrogenase [ubiquinone] 1 alpha subcomplex subunit 2, with protein MAAAEVVRSIGSGLGRSLRELRIHLCQRSPGSQGTRDFIEQHYVTLKKANPDFPILIRECSGVLPKLWARYEFGRESCVPLNNLNVDQVAKALENVVHSKT; from the exons ATGGCGGCggccgaggttgtgcggagtatCGGGAGCGGCCTGGGCCGGAGCCTCAGGGAGCTTCGGATCCACCTGTGTCAGCGCTCGCCGGGCAGCCAGGGCACCAG AGACTTCATTGAACAGCACTACGTGACTCTGAAGAAGGCAAACCCGGACTTTCCCATCCTGATTCGAGAGTGCTCTGGTGTGCTGCCTAAGCTCTGGGCTCGATACG aGTTCGGCAGAGAGAGTTGCGTGCCACTGAACAATCTCAATGTGGATCAAGTGGCCAAGGCCCTGGAGAATGTTGTTCACAGCAAAACATGA